A single window of Jiangella alkaliphila DNA harbors:
- a CDS encoding inositol monophosphatase family protein, whose amino-acid sequence MDPSDTPQRVGWPIVAHDDDIRFAHVLADDADSQTMSRYRAPDLRVETKADQSPVTDADKATEEAIRRTLGRARPRDAVVGEEFGAGGYGARRWVIDPIDGTKNYLRGVPVWATLIALMVEDQVVAGVVSAPALGRRWWAARGTGSYTGRSLSSATRCRVSDVSTLERASLSFSSLGGWEERGLLPNLLDLTRACWRTRAYGDFWSYMLLADGAVDIATEPQLALHDMAAPSIVVEEAGGRFTSLAGDPGPLGTDALATNGPLHDDVLARLGAAG is encoded by the coding sequence ATGGACCCGTCAGACACCCCTCAGCGTGTAGGTTGGCCGATCGTGGCCCACGACGACGACATCCGCTTCGCTCACGTCCTGGCCGACGACGCCGACTCGCAGACGATGTCCCGCTATCGGGCTCCCGACCTGCGGGTCGAGACCAAGGCCGACCAGTCCCCCGTCACCGACGCGGACAAGGCGACCGAGGAGGCGATCCGCCGCACCCTCGGGCGGGCGCGCCCCCGCGACGCCGTCGTCGGCGAGGAGTTCGGCGCCGGCGGCTACGGTGCGCGCCGCTGGGTCATCGACCCGATCGACGGCACCAAGAACTACCTGCGCGGCGTGCCGGTCTGGGCCACCCTGATCGCGCTGATGGTCGAGGACCAGGTCGTCGCCGGCGTCGTGTCGGCGCCCGCGCTGGGCCGGCGCTGGTGGGCGGCGCGCGGGACCGGCTCGTACACCGGCCGGTCGCTGTCATCGGCGACCCGCTGCCGGGTGTCGGACGTGTCGACGCTGGAGCGGGCGTCGCTCTCGTTCTCGTCGCTCGGCGGCTGGGAAGAGCGCGGCCTGCTGCCGAACCTGCTGGACCTCACCCGCGCCTGCTGGCGCACCCGCGCCTACGGCGACTTCTGGTCGTACATGCTGCTCGCCGACGGTGCCGTCGACATCGCGACCGAGCCGCAGCTGGCCCTGCACGACATGGCCGCCCCCTCGATCGTCGTCGAGGAGGCCGGCGGCCGCTTCACCAGCCTCGCCGGCGACCCCGGCCCGCTCGGCACCGACGCCCTGGCCACCAACGGCCCCCTCCACGACGACGTCCTCGCCCGCCTGGGCGCGGCGGGCTGA
- a CDS encoding MMPL family transporter: MFAALGRYVARHPWQVIIGWVVLAAAVIATAPALTSTTDEAEFLPDHYESIQAAELQSDAFPDRTETAAIMVFDRDDGEPLTDDDVANVERITSELGDLGLPELGAFTANDPSENRLVQTSTISLAQDADPFGEEILDSVRDLRDEAEPLLDGTGLRMGVTGSAAQNLDSQEAASNAEAIVGAVTVLLILGLLLIIFRSPIIALMPIVVVAVISQVATGLIGWANEAFDLQADSSITVILIVVLYGIGTDYILFFLFRYREALRQGLDSKTAVSHAIERAGEAIASAGGAVIVAFMALVLSTLGIFRSIGPALAIAVAVTVLAALTLVPAIVSLLGTKVFWPSKAWKTEPKAARFGAVGDSLGRHPVRFAVVSGLVLAGLTVLAFGFKPTFDLSDTGVPADAESSVALETLQTGLPPGATDPTSVLLHSTTGDPIDAADQAAFGTALGQATGVAQVSEPTATPDQTTAIYSVVLDSDPTSDASMQNVEGPIRDTAHNAAPNGTEALVGGTTSVFVDLQDAMNRDYSVVFPVAALIIMIILAVLLRSLVAPWYLMASVGLGFGATLGATVLLFQTIQGDDGLIFMLPIYIYLFVVALGTDYNILMVARLREEARNGLEPRQAAAMAVRHAGPTVAAAGVILAGTFASLMLGGNALLVSMGFAISFGIAVAAFIMAMFFTPALTALIGHAAWWPGHGDRRDEPAPGGGEDQLVRSAD; the protein is encoded by the coding sequence ATGTTCGCTGCGCTGGGCCGTTATGTCGCCCGTCATCCGTGGCAGGTCATCATCGGGTGGGTGGTGCTGGCGGCCGCGGTGATCGCCACCGCCCCCGCCCTCACCTCCACCACCGACGAGGCAGAGTTCCTGCCCGACCATTACGAGTCGATCCAGGCCGCCGAGCTGCAGTCCGATGCCTTCCCGGACCGCACCGAGACGGCCGCGATCATGGTGTTCGACCGCGACGACGGCGAGCCGCTGACCGACGACGACGTCGCGAACGTCGAGCGGATCACGAGCGAGCTGGGCGACCTCGGGCTGCCCGAGCTCGGCGCGTTCACCGCGAACGACCCGTCGGAGAACCGGCTGGTCCAGACCTCGACCATCAGCCTGGCCCAGGACGCCGACCCGTTCGGCGAAGAGATCCTCGACAGCGTCCGTGACCTGCGTGACGAGGCCGAACCGCTGCTGGACGGCACCGGCCTGCGCATGGGCGTTACCGGGTCGGCCGCGCAGAACCTGGACTCCCAGGAAGCGGCCTCGAACGCCGAGGCGATCGTCGGCGCCGTGACGGTGCTGCTCATCCTGGGCCTGCTGCTGATCATCTTCCGCAGCCCGATCATCGCGTTGATGCCGATCGTCGTGGTCGCGGTCATCTCGCAGGTGGCGACCGGGCTGATCGGCTGGGCCAACGAGGCCTTCGACCTGCAGGCCGACTCGTCCATCACGGTGATCCTGATCGTGGTGCTCTACGGCATCGGCACCGACTACATCCTGTTCTTCCTGTTCCGCTACCGCGAAGCACTCAGGCAGGGCCTGGACAGCAAGACCGCCGTCAGCCACGCCATCGAACGCGCCGGCGAGGCCATCGCCTCGGCCGGCGGCGCCGTCATCGTCGCGTTCATGGCGCTGGTCCTGTCCACCCTGGGCATCTTCCGCTCGATCGGGCCGGCCCTGGCCATCGCCGTCGCGGTGACGGTGCTGGCGGCGTTGACGCTGGTGCCGGCGATCGTGTCGCTGCTGGGCACCAAGGTGTTCTGGCCCTCGAAGGCGTGGAAGACCGAGCCGAAGGCCGCCCGGTTCGGCGCCGTCGGCGACTCCCTGGGCCGCCACCCGGTCCGCTTCGCCGTCGTGTCCGGCCTCGTCCTCGCCGGCCTCACCGTGCTCGCGTTCGGGTTCAAGCCCACGTTCGACCTGTCCGACACCGGCGTCCCCGCCGACGCCGAGTCCTCCGTCGCGCTGGAGACCCTGCAGACCGGCCTCCCACCGGGCGCGACCGACCCCACGTCGGTACTGCTGCACTCCACCACCGGCGATCCCATCGACGCGGCCGATCAGGCGGCGTTCGGCACCGCCCTCGGCCAGGCCACGGGCGTGGCGCAGGTGTCAGAGCCCACCGCGACGCCCGACCAGACCACGGCCATCTACAGCGTCGTGCTGGACTCCGACCCGACCTCCGACGCGTCCATGCAGAACGTCGAAGGACCCATCCGCGACACCGCCCACAACGCCGCACCCAACGGCACCGAAGCACTCGTCGGCGGCACCACCTCAGTGTTCGTCGACCTCCAAGACGCGATGAACCGCGACTACTCCGTCGTCTTCCCCGTCGCCGCCCTCATCATCATGATCATCCTCGCCGTGCTGCTGCGCAGCCTCGTCGCACCCTGGTACCTCATGGCCTCGGTCGGGCTCGGCTTCGGCGCCACCCTCGGCGCCACCGTGCTGCTGTTCCAGACCATCCAAGGCGACGACGGACTCATCTTCATGCTGCCCATCTACATCTACCTCTTCGTCGTCGCCCTCGGCACCGACTACAACATCCTCATGGTCGCCCGCCTACGCGAAGAAGCCCGCAACGGCCTCGAACCACGCCAAGCCGCCGCCATGGCCGTCAGACACGCCGGACCCACCGTCGCCGCCGCCGGCGTCATCCTCGCCGGCACCTTCGCCTCACTCATGCTCGGAGGCAACGCCCTCCTCGTCTCCATGGGCTTCGCCATCTCCTTCGGCATCGCCGTCGCCGCCTTCATCATGGCCATGTTCTTCACCCCAGCACTCACCGCACTCATCGGGCACGCCGCCTGGTGGCCCGGCCACGGCGACCGGCGCGACGAGCCGGCGCCCGGCGGAGGCGAGGACCAGCTGGTCAGGTCCGCGGACTGA
- a CDS encoding WhiB family transcriptional regulator → MNTYAEDWFELRDAWRAYAACRGMDTDLFYPEGRGSTLRAREQIAKNICTSCPVAQQCREAASALPERYGIWGGLTEAERGWSRR, encoded by the coding sequence ATGAACACGTACGCAGAGGACTGGTTCGAGCTGCGGGACGCATGGCGGGCGTACGCCGCCTGCCGGGGCATGGACACCGACCTCTTCTACCCCGAGGGCCGCGGCAGCACGCTGCGGGCCAGGGAGCAGATCGCCAAGAACATCTGCACGTCCTGCCCGGTCGCACAGCAGTGCCGGGAGGCCGCCTCGGCCCTCCCGGAGCGGTACGGCATCTGGGGCGGCCTGACCGAGGCGGAGCGGGGCTGGTCGCGCCGCTGA
- a CDS encoding sigma-70 family RNA polymerase sigma factor, with amino-acid sequence MTIPADAASDEQLIARTREGDMGAYDELYRRHVDDASKVARIVTNNSDEAQDVVAEAFTRCLTRLREGGGPDLEFAPYLKTVVRRLAIDRHRSSQRDGSQTDPSILDILPHTDDAMARSTDRRLVRDAFETLPERWQQVLWHTEIEGRSPASLAPALGSSANAVAALAYRAREGLRQAYLAVNLSAEVQPDCRPYAPKIASYVRGTLSAHDTREMSAHLSTCTHCRERRDELLLLVSDMRGILWPALLLPAAGVAAGAVAAGAGAAGGGVLAFLSPATWGKQARQFAAAGGAVAAAAAIIVAALALTGNDDPADPPAAAPSVSAEPDPPAEDPPAEDPPAEDPPAEDPPAEDPPAEDPPADQPVADTPEDEPEPPAEDDPPADQPEVEPSQPSETPTSEPTEEPTQEPTPDPTETPAEQPPAVEQQPPSNPVVVAGEPVVLTVEVSGNPPPDLQWQYAEPPSETSGEQPASTAVAQKSAPRFMFAPTTGGTPYADSGENRADDEVTDEQDVPDVPAEEDWVDVAGATTDTLVIEEPGRDIDGRLYRVKATNPLGTITTEPAVITVQYPPAIEGQPENVTVVEGGTAVFEATAVANPAAMTITWQVRAPGGEWGAPDPTLAMDRQEGVTSTLELTGVGSDRDGYQYRAVFTNEVGEATSEPATLTVHWEPEITEQPESVEAGPGDDVEFTASASANPEATWAWESATSADGPWTPVPDATGTGPDATLTRTGVTLEDDHTRYRAVFTNEIGTVTTDAATLEVVRAGRFEIDLGEAGTRCIVVDGGVPRAGDCADAPSRGWEVPGDGTIIWRATGQCLDGVHPIDAVVLTECDDSNSQQWNLDPETSAAQQIKSVKYHNFVLDIEQVAPDGRVILFPSHNGINQQFRYIQP; translated from the coding sequence GTGACGATTCCAGCAGACGCCGCCAGCGACGAACAGCTCATAGCGCGCACGCGCGAAGGCGACATGGGCGCCTACGACGAGCTGTACCGTCGGCATGTCGACGATGCGTCGAAGGTCGCCCGAATCGTCACGAACAACAGCGACGAGGCGCAGGACGTCGTCGCCGAGGCGTTCACCCGCTGCCTCACCCGGCTGCGCGAGGGCGGCGGTCCCGACCTCGAGTTCGCCCCGTACCTCAAGACGGTGGTGCGGCGGCTGGCCATCGACCGCCACCGCAGCTCGCAGCGCGACGGCTCGCAGACCGACCCGTCCATCCTCGACATACTGCCGCACACCGACGACGCGATGGCCCGCTCGACCGACCGCCGGCTGGTCCGCGACGCGTTCGAGACGCTGCCCGAGCGGTGGCAGCAGGTGCTGTGGCACACCGAGATCGAGGGCCGCTCGCCGGCGTCGCTGGCGCCCGCGCTGGGCAGCTCCGCCAACGCCGTCGCCGCCCTGGCCTACCGCGCCCGCGAGGGCCTGCGGCAGGCCTACCTGGCGGTGAACCTGTCCGCGGAGGTCCAGCCCGACTGCCGGCCGTACGCGCCGAAGATCGCGTCGTACGTCCGCGGCACGCTGTCGGCGCACGACACCCGCGAGATGAGCGCCCACCTCTCCACCTGCACGCACTGCCGCGAGCGGCGCGACGAGCTGTTGCTCCTCGTGTCCGACATGCGCGGCATCCTTTGGCCCGCCCTGCTGCTGCCGGCCGCCGGCGTCGCCGCCGGTGCGGTGGCGGCCGGTGCCGGCGCCGCGGGCGGCGGCGTGCTGGCGTTCCTGTCGCCGGCCACCTGGGGCAAGCAGGCCCGGCAGTTCGCGGCCGCCGGTGGCGCCGTCGCGGCCGCCGCCGCCATCATCGTCGCGGCGTTGGCGCTGACCGGCAACGACGACCCCGCCGACCCGCCGGCCGCCGCGCCGTCCGTCAGCGCCGAGCCGGACCCGCCGGCCGAGGACCCGCCCGCCGAGGACCCACCGGCCGAGGACCCACCGGCCGAGGACCCGCCCGCCGAGGACCCGCCCGCCGAGGACCCGCCCGCCGACCAGCCGGTCGCCGACACTCCCGAGGACGAGCCGGAGCCGCCGGCCGAGGACGACCCGCCGGCCGACCAGCCCGAGGTCGAGCCGTCGCAGCCGTCCGAGACGCCGACCAGCGAGCCCACGGAAGAGCCGACCCAGGAGCCGACGCCCGACCCCACCGAGACGCCGGCCGAGCAGCCGCCGGCCGTCGAGCAGCAGCCGCCGTCGAACCCGGTCGTCGTGGCGGGCGAGCCGGTGGTGCTGACGGTCGAGGTGTCCGGCAACCCGCCGCCCGACCTGCAGTGGCAGTACGCCGAACCGCCGTCCGAGACGTCCGGCGAGCAGCCGGCGTCGACGGCGGTCGCGCAGAAGTCCGCGCCGAGGTTCATGTTCGCGCCGACGACGGGCGGTACGCCGTACGCCGACTCCGGCGAGAACCGCGCCGACGACGAGGTCACCGACGAGCAGGACGTGCCCGACGTCCCGGCCGAGGAAGACTGGGTCGACGTCGCCGGCGCCACCACCGACACGCTGGTCATCGAGGAGCCCGGCCGCGACATCGACGGCCGCCTGTACCGCGTCAAGGCGACGAACCCGCTCGGCACCATCACCACCGAGCCGGCCGTCATCACGGTGCAGTACCCGCCGGCCATCGAGGGGCAGCCCGAGAACGTCACGGTCGTCGAGGGCGGCACCGCCGTGTTCGAGGCGACCGCCGTCGCCAACCCGGCCGCCATGACCATCACCTGGCAGGTGCGCGCGCCGGGCGGCGAGTGGGGCGCGCCCGACCCGACGCTCGCGATGGACCGCCAGGAGGGCGTCACGTCGACGCTCGAGCTGACCGGCGTCGGCTCCGACCGCGACGGCTATCAGTACCGCGCGGTGTTCACCAACGAGGTCGGCGAGGCGACGTCCGAGCCGGCCACGCTCACCGTGCACTGGGAGCCGGAGATCACCGAGCAGCCCGAGTCGGTCGAGGCCGGCCCCGGCGACGACGTCGAGTTCACCGCCAGCGCGTCGGCCAACCCCGAGGCCACCTGGGCCTGGGAGAGCGCCACGTCCGCCGACGGCCCGTGGACCCCGGTCCCCGACGCCACCGGCACCGGCCCCGACGCCACGCTGACCCGCACCGGCGTCACGCTCGAGGACGACCACACGCGCTACCGCGCCGTCTTCACCAACGAGATCGGCACGGTGACCACCGACGCCGCCACGCTCGAGGTCGTGCGGGCCGGCCGGTTCGAGATCGACCTCGGCGAGGCCGGCACCCGCTGCATCGTCGTCGACGGCGGCGTGCCCCGGGCCGGCGACTGCGCCGACGCGCCCAGCCGCGGCTGGGAGGTCCCCGGCGATGGCACGATCATCTGGCGCGCGACCGGCCAGTGCCTCGACGGCGTCCACCCCATCGACGCGGTCGTCCTCACCGAGTGCGACGACAGCAACAGCCAGCAGTGGAACCTCGACCCCGAGACGTCGGCGGCCCAGCAGATCAAGAGCGTGAAGTACCACAACTTCGTGCTCGACATCGAGCAGGTCGCCCCTGACGGCCGGGTGATCCTCTTCCCGTCCCACAACGGCATCAACCAGCAGTTCCGGTACATCCAGCCGTAG
- a CDS encoding AI-2E family transporter — protein MTRWLTDVRQRFAQAAAGQQAPPPDGAPRSLGEAVASAAASEPGPVPPPPSSEPAPRPPETHPVPKVVRDAAEWSWRLILIAAAVAGVGWLAWELRVVIFPLVAGLLLAAGLQPLVRRLRMAGWARGPAAAVVFVGFLLVVVGSLTLVGNAVGGQFQDVVDQAEEGLQEIRNWLSGPPFSIDEAQLDSYIDRAVNVFQDDSSVTEQAATAATVAIEILVGLALALFALIFFLYDGERIWTWVVRLFPARTRARAAAAGDVAWLTLGQYIRGTVLVALFDAVAITVLLFILQVPLALPLGVLVFFGAFVPLIGAFVTGTVAVLVALVTQGLLIAIVVLAGLIVVQQVESNVFQPFILGRMVRVHPLAVAVAVAIGTLAGSIIGAIIAVPIIALVNTVGSYLASTRERPPPVAPG, from the coding sequence ATGACCCGCTGGCTGACCGACGTCCGCCAGCGCTTCGCGCAAGCCGCGGCCGGTCAGCAGGCCCCGCCGCCCGACGGCGCACCGCGTTCGCTGGGTGAGGCGGTCGCGTCCGCCGCGGCGTCCGAGCCCGGCCCCGTTCCGCCGCCGCCCTCGTCAGAGCCCGCGCCGCGGCCTCCCGAGACCCACCCGGTGCCGAAGGTGGTCCGCGACGCCGCCGAGTGGAGCTGGCGGCTGATCCTCATCGCCGCGGCGGTCGCCGGCGTGGGCTGGCTCGCGTGGGAGCTGCGGGTCGTGATCTTCCCGCTGGTGGCCGGCCTGCTGCTGGCCGCCGGGCTGCAGCCGCTGGTCCGCCGGCTGCGCATGGCTGGCTGGGCGCGCGGCCCCGCGGCCGCCGTCGTCTTCGTCGGGTTCCTGCTCGTCGTGGTCGGGTCGCTGACACTGGTCGGCAACGCCGTCGGCGGCCAGTTCCAGGACGTCGTCGACCAGGCCGAGGAGGGCCTGCAAGAGATCCGCAACTGGTTGTCCGGGCCGCCGTTCAGCATCGACGAGGCACAGCTCGACAGCTACATCGACCGCGCCGTCAACGTCTTCCAGGACGACAGCTCCGTCACCGAGCAGGCCGCCACCGCCGCCACCGTCGCCATCGAGATCCTGGTCGGGCTGGCACTGGCGCTGTTCGCGCTGATCTTCTTCCTGTACGACGGCGAGCGCATCTGGACGTGGGTCGTGCGGCTGTTCCCGGCGCGGACCCGGGCGCGCGCGGCGGCCGCCGGCGACGTCGCCTGGCTGACGCTCGGGCAGTACATCCGCGGCACGGTGCTGGTGGCGCTGTTCGACGCCGTCGCCATCACGGTCCTGCTGTTCATCCTGCAGGTGCCGCTGGCGCTGCCGCTCGGCGTACTGGTGTTCTTCGGCGCGTTCGTGCCGCTGATCGGCGCATTCGTCACCGGGACGGTGGCCGTGCTGGTGGCGTTGGTGACGCAAGGGCTGCTGATCGCCATCGTCGTGCTGGCCGGCCTCATCGTCGTGCAGCAGGTCGAGAGCAACGTGTTCCAGCCGTTCATCCTCGGCCGCATGGTGCGCGTCCACCCGCTGGCCGTGGCGGTCGCCGTCGCCATCGGGACGCTGGCCGGCTCGATCATCGGCGCGATCATCGCGGTGCCGATCATCGCGCTGGTCAACACCGTCGGCAGCTACCTGGCGTCGACCCGGGAACGGCCACCACCGGTCGCGCCGGGCTGA
- a CDS encoding RNA polymerase sigma factor, with translation MREQGGHVLALLATRFGDLDLADDCVQDALVQAVETWTAQGIPANPPGWLYTVAHNRAVDRLRRAAAADRRLRAAAPQLTPSPESPDDAEREELVVDEREVGDEQLRLMLLCCHPALDRDTQVALTLRLVGGLTTAEIASAYLVPEPTLAQRIVRAKRKIRAAGIPLRVPARLDERVGVLLAVLSLIFNEGYLSRGGHADAVRADLADTAVRLTERTLGLLPGHPEVEGLLALQLYHRARLAGRLDGAGDLVLLERQDRTAWDGALIGRANALLARALGRDVPGPFQVQAFIASLHANAPTAADTDWPAVARAYTRLEELAPSPVVTLNRAVAIAMADGPRAGLAVLDGVAGLDRYHLWHAARAELLARAGEPERARAGFERALRLTTNPAEQRHLRGRLRELSPRT, from the coding sequence ATGCGCGAGCAGGGCGGGCACGTGCTCGCCCTGCTCGCCACGCGGTTCGGCGATCTGGACCTCGCCGACGACTGCGTGCAGGACGCCCTGGTGCAGGCGGTCGAGACGTGGACCGCGCAGGGCATCCCGGCGAACCCGCCGGGCTGGCTGTACACCGTCGCCCACAACCGCGCCGTCGACCGGCTCCGGCGCGCGGCGGCGGCGGACCGGCGGCTGCGGGCCGCGGCGCCGCAGCTGACACCGTCGCCGGAATCGCCGGACGACGCGGAGCGGGAGGAGCTCGTGGTGGACGAGCGTGAGGTGGGTGACGAGCAGCTGCGCCTCATGCTGCTGTGCTGCCACCCGGCGCTCGACCGCGACACCCAGGTGGCGCTGACGCTGCGGCTGGTAGGCGGGCTCACGACGGCGGAGATCGCGTCGGCCTACCTGGTGCCGGAGCCGACCCTGGCGCAGCGGATCGTCCGCGCCAAGCGCAAGATCCGTGCCGCCGGCATCCCGCTGCGGGTGCCGGCCCGGCTGGACGAGCGGGTCGGCGTCCTGCTGGCCGTGCTGTCATTGATCTTCAACGAGGGCTATCTGTCCCGTGGCGGGCACGCCGATGCCGTCCGCGCCGATCTGGCGGACACCGCGGTGCGGCTCACCGAGCGGACGCTGGGCCTGCTGCCCGGCCACCCGGAGGTGGAGGGCCTGCTGGCGCTCCAGCTGTACCACCGGGCCCGGCTGGCCGGCCGGCTGGACGGCGCGGGCGACCTCGTGCTGCTCGAGCGGCAGGACCGCACGGCGTGGGACGGCGCGCTGATCGGCCGGGCCAACGCGCTGCTGGCGCGGGCCCTGGGCCGTGACGTTCCCGGCCCGTTCCAGGTGCAGGCGTTCATCGCGTCGCTGCACGCCAACGCGCCGACGGCGGCCGACACCGACTGGCCGGCCGTCGCCCGCGCCTACACCCGCCTGGAGGAGCTGGCGCCGTCACCCGTCGTGACGCTGAACCGGGCCGTGGCGATCGCGATGGCCGACGGGCCGCGGGCCGGGCTGGCCGTGCTCGACGGCGTCGCCGGGCTCGACCGCTACCACCTCTGGCACGCCGCCCGCGCCGAGCTGCTGGCCCGGGCCGGTGAGCCGGAGCGCGCCCGCGCGGGATTCGAACGGGCGCTCCGGCTCACCACCAACCCGGCCGAGCAGCGGCATCTGCGCGGGCGGCTGCGCGAGCTCAGTCCGCGGACCTGA
- a CDS encoding TetR/AcrR family transcriptional regulator: MGHREELLAAAQRLLAEKGFAHITARDLVAESGTNLASIGYHFGSKDALLNAAIIDSFDHWDNHIEAAMQARSGDTPLDRLEAFLAGLQSGQDGNRPMMVASLQAIAQFEYAPQLRDDLARTYAETRRELAALVYERDPSAIDDETARTVGSMALCLINGMVLQWLIDPAAAPSAADLAAALRALAQPGATGGGRSRVDAR, encoded by the coding sequence ATGGGACACCGCGAGGAGCTGCTCGCCGCGGCGCAACGGCTGCTGGCGGAGAAGGGCTTCGCCCACATCACCGCCCGCGACCTGGTGGCCGAGTCCGGCACCAACCTGGCCTCCATCGGCTACCACTTCGGCTCGAAGGACGCCCTGCTCAACGCCGCGATCATCGACTCGTTCGACCACTGGGACAACCACATCGAGGCGGCCATGCAGGCGCGCTCCGGTGACACCCCGCTGGACCGGCTGGAGGCGTTCCTCGCCGGGCTGCAGAGCGGGCAGGACGGCAACCGCCCGATGATGGTGGCCAGCCTGCAGGCCATCGCCCAGTTCGAGTACGCACCCCAGCTGCGCGACGACCTCGCCCGCACGTACGCGGAGACGCGGCGCGAGCTCGCGGCGCTGGTGTACGAGCGGGACCCTTCGGCCATCGACGACGAGACGGCGCGCACCGTCGGCTCGATGGCACTGTGCCTGATCAACGGCATGGTGCTGCAGTGGCTGATCGATCCCGCGGCGGCGCCGTCGGCGGCCGACCTCGCCGCCGCGCTGCGCGCGCTGGCTCAGCCCGGCGCGACCGGTGGTGGCCGTTCCCGGGTCGACGCCAGGTAG
- a CDS encoding YciI family protein — translation MMEYMFVIAGEEYPAPAPGEPGFDEYLQPWLDYAKRLMDGGHWISGASLAPSSTATTVRKAFGAEPAVVDGPFMETKEQLGGYYVVRAADLDEALELAAAIPIPAGTVEVRPLGYRPDAEPGGAG, via the coding sequence ATGATGGAGTACATGTTCGTCATCGCCGGCGAGGAGTACCCCGCGCCCGCACCCGGAGAGCCTGGCTTCGACGAGTACCTGCAGCCCTGGCTGGACTACGCGAAGCGGCTCATGGACGGCGGCCACTGGATCTCCGGCGCCTCGCTGGCGCCGAGCTCGACGGCCACGACGGTGCGCAAGGCGTTCGGCGCCGAGCCGGCCGTCGTCGACGGGCCGTTCATGGAGACCAAGGAGCAGCTCGGCGGCTACTACGTCGTCCGCGCCGCCGACCTGGACGAGGCGCTGGAGCTGGCCGCCGCCATCCCGATCCCGGCCGGGACGGTCGAGGTGCGGCCGCTCGGCTACCGGCCCGACGCCGAACCGGGCGGTGCCGGCTGA
- a CDS encoding MFS transporter: protein MTEIAERAGRREWVGLVVLTIPALLASMDLSVLFMAAPWLSADLEPSGTQLLWIMDVYGFLMAGLLITMGSLGDRIGRRRLLLAGAVAFGAASLLAAYATTPETLIAARALLGIGGATLAPSTLSLIRGMFHDPNQRRAAIGVWTAAFTGGVAVGPIIGGLLLEHFWWGSVFLINLPVMVLLLIVGPLLLPESRNPGHGGIDVASAVLSLAAVLPVIYGIKEIAADAAVSALAVAAIVAGVVLGVVFVRRQRSLDDPMIDVRLFRSPAFSAAVVTNAAVTFGTAGMGAIAVQYVQVVLGIRPFTAALWMLPTVGGTIVGIAVANLLARRIAPGVVVGIGAAVAALGFALVAMTVEVDSAVGVVIACYTVLVSGVGMAASLVIDLILGSAPPERSGSAAATSETAGELGAATGIAVLGSVAVAVYGDSLRQSVDGATEAATGSLGGAVAVADTLPAGEAEALLEAARVAFTEGFTVTAAVGAVVLAIVALTATVALRRRPVAVAVPE, encoded by the coding sequence ATGACCGAGATCGCTGAGCGGGCCGGCCGCCGGGAGTGGGTGGGCCTCGTCGTCCTCACCATCCCGGCGCTGCTGGCGTCGATGGACCTGTCCGTGCTGTTCATGGCGGCGCCCTGGCTGAGTGCCGATCTGGAGCCCAGCGGCACGCAGCTCCTGTGGATCATGGACGTCTATGGCTTCCTGATGGCCGGGCTGCTCATCACCATGGGCTCGCTGGGCGACCGCATCGGGCGCCGCCGGCTGCTGCTTGCCGGCGCCGTGGCGTTCGGCGCGGCGTCACTGCTGGCGGCCTACGCGACCACCCCGGAGACGCTGATCGCGGCCCGGGCGCTGCTCGGGATCGGTGGCGCGACGCTGGCGCCGTCGACCCTGTCGCTGATCCGCGGCATGTTCCACGACCCGAACCAGCGGCGGGCCGCCATCGGGGTGTGGACCGCGGCCTTCACCGGCGGCGTGGCCGTCGGGCCGATCATCGGCGGGCTGCTGCTCGAGCACTTCTGGTGGGGTTCGGTGTTCCTGATCAACCTGCCCGTCATGGTGCTCCTGCTGATCGTGGGGCCGCTGCTGCTGCCGGAGTCGCGCAACCCCGGGCACGGCGGCATCGACGTCGCCAGCGCCGTGCTGTCACTGGCCGCGGTGCTCCCGGTGATCTACGGCATCAAGGAGATCGCGGCCGACGCGGCCGTCTCGGCGCTCGCCGTGGCCGCGATCGTCGCGGGCGTGGTCCTCGGCGTCGTCTTCGTCCGGCGCCAGCGGTCCCTGGACGACCCGATGATCGACGTCCGGCTGTTCCGCAGCCCGGCCTTCAGCGCCGCCGTCGTGACCAACGCCGCCGTGACGTTCGGCACCGCGGGCATGGGGGCGATCGCCGTCCAGTACGTGCAGGTGGTGCTCGGCATCCGGCCGTTCACCGCGGCACTGTGGATGCTGCCGACCGTCGGCGGCACCATCGTCGGCATCGCCGTGGCGAACCTGCTGGCGCGCCGCATCGCGCCGGGCGTCGTCGTCGGCATCGGGGCCGCGGTGGCCGCGCTGGGCTTCGCGCTGGTGGCCATGACCGTCGAGGTCGACTCCGCCGTGGGTGTCGTCATCGCCTGCTACACGGTCCTCGTGTCCGGTGTCGGCATGGCGGCCAGCCTGGTCATCGACCTGATCCTCGGGTCGGCGCCGCCCGAGCGCTCCGGTTCGGCCGCGGCCACCTCGGAGACCGCCGGCGAGCTGGGCGCCGCCACCGGCATCGCGGTCCTCGGCAGCGTCGCGGTGGCGGTGTACGGCGACTCGTTGCGTCAGTCCGTCGACGGCGCGACGGAAGCGGCGACCGGGTCGCTGGGCGGGGCGGTCGCGGTGGCCGACACGCTGCCCGCGGGCGAGGCGGAGGCGCTGCTGGAGGCGGCTCGGGTGGCGTTCACCGAGGGGTTCACCGTCACGGCCGCCGTCGGGGCGGTCGTGCTGGCGATCGTCGCGCTGACCGCCACGGTCGCGCTGCGGCGCCGGCCGGTCGCCGTCGCCGTTCCGGAGTGA